A single region of the Brassica rapa cultivar Chiifu-401-42 chromosome A03, CAAS_Brap_v3.01, whole genome shotgun sequence genome encodes:
- the LOC103862364 gene encoding squalene synthase 1 yields the protein MGSLGTFLRYPDDIYPLLKMKRAIEKAEKQIPPEPHWAFCYSMLHKVSRSFSLVIQQLGTELRNAVCVFYLVLRALDTVEDDTSIPTDEKLPILIAFHRHIYDTDWHYSCGTKEYKVLMDQLHHVSAAFLELEKGYQEAIEEITKRMGAGMAKFICHEVETVDDYDEYCHYVAGLVGLGLSKLFLASGSEVLTPDWEHISNSMGLFLQKTNIIRDYLEDINEIPKSRMFWPRKIWGKYAGKLEDLKYEKNSSNAVQCLNEMVTNALTHIEDCLKYMAALRDPSIFRFCAIPQIMAIGTLALCYNNVQVFRGVVKLRRGLTAKVIDRTKTMADVYGAFYDFSCMLKTKVDKNEPNASKTLKQLEDVQQLCRDNGVLHKRKSYVNDKGQSNNLYIVMLVILLAIVFAYLRANGVVSDEQ from the exons ATGGGGAGCTTGGGGACGTTTCTGAGATACCCTGATGATATATATCCGCTGCTGAAGATGAAACGAGCGATCGAGAAAGCAGAGAAGCAGATCCCACCTGAGCCACACTGGGCTTTCTGCTACTCAATGCTCCACAAGGTCTCTCGAAGCTTCTCTCTCGTTATTCAGCAGCTAGGCACCGAGCTTCGTAACGCT GTGTGTGTGTTCTACTTGGTTCTTCGAGCTCTTGATACTGTTG AGGATGACACTAGCATACCAACTGATGAGAAGCTGCCTATCCTGATAGCATTCCACCGGCACATATACGATACTGACTGGCACTATTCAT GTGGTACCAAGGAATACAAGGTTCTGATGGACCAGCTTCACCATGTTTCTGCAGCTTTTTTGGAACTTGAAAAAGG GTATCAAGAGGCTATTGAGGAAATTACTAAAAGAATGGGTGCAGGAATGGCCAAGTTTATCTGCCATGAG GTAGAGACTGTTGATGACTATGATGAGTACTGCCACTATGTTGCTGGACTTGTGGGTTTAGGTCTCTCTAAACTCTTCCTCGCTTCCGGATCAGAAGTTTTGACCCCAGACTGGGAGCATATTTCCAATTCAATGGGTTTATTTCTTCAG AAAACAAACATAATCAGAGACTATCTTGAGGACATTAATGAAATACCAAAGTCCCGCATGTTTTGGCCTCGCAAGATCTGGGGCAAATATGCTGGCAAGCTCGAG GACTTGAAATACGAGAAGAACTCAAGCAATGCAGTGCAGTGCTTGAATGAAATGGTCACCAATGCTTTGACGCATATTGAAGATTGCCTCAAATACATGGCTGCCTTGCGTGATCCTTCTATTTTTCGGTTCTGTGCTATCCCTCAG ATCATGGCGATTGGTACACTTGCGTTATGCTATAACAATGTGCAAGTATTTAGAGGCGTTGTGAAATTGAGGCGAG gTCTTACTGCTAAAGTGATTGATCGGACAAAGACAATGGCTGATGTGTATGGTGCCTTTTATGATTTTTCTTGCATGCTGAAAACAAAG GTTGACAAGAACGAGCCAAATGCTAGTAAGACACTAAAACAACTAGAAGACGTTCAGCAACTATGCAGAGACAACGGGGTTCTTCATAAGAG AAAGTCTTATGTTAATGACAAAGGACAATCAAACAATCTTTAT ATTGTAATGCTTGTGATTCTACTGGCCATAGTCTTTGCATATCTCAGAGCAAACGGAGTGGTCAGTGATGAGCAGTGA
- the LOC103862654 gene encoding endochitinase A isoform X1, translating to MVAPSLPPDVPSLLMAGPSSSTVVLSSSPVALNLLMVAPSLPLDVPSSSRADPSSPPDVTGLSTADLSSPPVVPSLPMAGPSLPHVVPSLPTVGPSLPTVALSSSLVAPNSFVVAPSSSPVVTSGSLLVKEYGRDAEGTSLPLVGSSSAFVSSSSVPSSFLGLSLLFAVPSLSLSMESCHSEVGLSSSSFGSSSSFIPNLSSVVPNMPSVMETSELSLLIGMPSDGKVACEQLSLLVHKMELADGRKSWSEIAESVIAVELGILTGSEAEDRVSMSLIEEGTGFLFDEHGTNLAVEPGVEGSRLSLTKKTMLETVREHEQMRLANSSQTKESSLKTTSSSDDSSYSSSHSEKFVDSADVAGEYDNIS from the coding sequence ATGGTGGCGCCGAGCTTGCCGCCTGATGTTCCGAGCTTGTTAATGGCGGGTCCGAGCTCGTCGACGGTGGTTTTGAGCTCGTCTCCTGTTGCTTTGAACCTGTTGATGGTGGCTCCAAGCTTGCCTCTTGATGTCCCAAGCTCGTCGAGGGCGGATCCGAGCTCGCCTCCTGATGTCACGGGCTTGTCAACGGCGGATCTGAGCTCGCCTCCTGTCGTCCCGAGCTTGCCAATGGCGGGTCCGAGCTTGCCTCATGTCGTCCCGAGCTTGCCGACGGTGGGTCCGAGCTTGCCGACGGTGGCTCTGAGTTCGTCTCTTGTCGCTCCGAATTCGTTCGTGGTGGCTCCAAGCTCATCTCCTGTTGTTACTTCGGGTTCGTTGTTGGTGAAAGAGTATGGTCGAGATGCGGAGGGCACGAGCTTGCCATTGGTGGGGTCGAGCTCGGCTTTTGTTTCAAGTTCATCAGTTCCTAGCTCGTTCCTAGGTTTGAGCTTGTTGTTTGCTGTTCCGAGCTTGTCGTTATCGATGGAGTCGTGTCACAGTGAGGTGGGGTTGAGCTCGTCGTCTTTTGGTTCGAGCTCGTCTTTCATTCCGAATTTATCTTCTGTTGTGCCAAACATGCCGTCGGTGATGGAAACGTCGGAGCTGAGTTTGCTGATTGGTATGCCGTCGGATGGGAAGGTTGCTTGTGAGCAGCTGTCTTTATTAGTTCATAAGATGGAGCTTGCCGATGGCCGCAAGTCGTGGTCGGAGATTGCCGAATCTGTCATTGCTGTTGAGTTAGGTATTCTTACTGGAAGTGAAGCAGAAGATAGGGTAAGCATGAGTTTGATCGAGGAAGGGACTGGGTTTCTTTTTGATGAGCATGGGACTAATTTAGCGGTGGAGCCTGGCGTTGAGGGGTCGAGGTTGTCTTTGACAAAGAAGACTATGTTAGAAACTGTCCGGGAGCATGAGCAGATGCGGCTGGCGAACTCTTCCCAAACTAAAGAGTCGTCGTTGAAAACTACAAGTTCCTCTGATGATAGTTCGTACTCGAGTTCTCATAGTGAGAAGTTTGTGGATAGTGCTGATGTTGCTGGTGAATATGATAACATTTCTTAA
- the LOC103862654 gene encoding uncharacterized protein LOC103862654 isoform X2: protein MSLCLFERIAHITRCDKTDGAFYVSMKAGCGVVGERKRKTLYWIKKFFYVRIAPSSVPDVSDMSVPFRSSWNPYNGRHLVGVPLVPGDSECVEYFKETKARDWTVVRRSEVWRRIPFIDSACWRKMDLSEIPSLVDCFAGGIDDASVVESGQCAAGVERSASARSIVMGLTSTTVPVPSAGISGKEVVVAGSGSVVAKRAVFGRSPKDVPPSKSCKIVSSDVELPLVLESPTAEKASFEPFEHSFNGLASGCGDLFKLFQSSGGVDGLSFD, encoded by the exons ATGAGCCTATGCTTGTTTGAACGTATTGCACATATTACTCGGTGTGATAAGACGGACGGGGCTTTTTATGTGTCTATGAAGGCTGGCTGTGGTGTTGTTGGGGAGAGGAAGAGAAAAACATTATATTGGATTAAGAAGTTTTTTTATGTTCGAATTGCGCCTTCGTCAGTCCCTGATGTTTCTGATATGAGTGTCCCTTTTAGGAGTAGTTGGAATCCGTACAATG GTCGTCATTTAGTTGGTGTTCCTCTTGTTCCTGGTGATAGTGAGTGCGTGGAATACTTCAAGGAGACGAAGGCTCGGGATTGGACTGTGGTGAGGCGATCGGAGGTTTGGCGGCGCATCCCGTTTATTGACTCAG cTTGTTGGAGAAAAATGGATTTGAGCGAGATTCCGAGTTTGGTTGATTGTTTTGCTGGAGGTATTGATGATGCTTCTGTTGTTGAGTCTGGTCAGTGTGCCGCCGGTGTGGAGCGTTCGGCATCTGCTCGTAGTATTGTTATGGGTCTTACGAGTACGACAGTTCCTGTACCGTCCGCTGGTATTTCTGGAAAGGAAGTTGTTGTTGCGGGCAGTGGGAGTGTTGTGGCGAAAAGGGCTGTCTTTGGTCGTTCACCAAAAGACGTGCCGCCTTCGAAATCTTGCAAAATTGTGAGCTCTGATGTTGAGCTGCCTTTGGTGCTTGAGTCTCCTACTGCGGAGAAAGCATCTTTTGAGCCGTTTGAACATTCGTTCAATGGTTTGGCTTCGGGATGTGGTGATCTGTTCAAGTTGTTTCAATCATCTGGTGGCGTTGATGGTTTGTCGTTTGATTAA
- the LOC103862654 gene encoding inactive squalene synthase 2 isoform X4, whose protein sequence is MEQFHHVSAAFLELEKGYQEIIEDITKRMGAGMAKFISKEVETVDDYDEYCHYAAGLVGLGMSKLLLSSELETVTPNWEQLSNSTGLFLQKTNIIKDYFEDVNEIPKPRMFWPRETWGKYVDKLEDLKDEDKSTKAVQCLNDMITNALIHVEDCLKSMAALHDPAILQSCSIPLIVAIGTLALCYNNVQVFRGSLKLRRGLIAKVFDRTKTMDDVCGAFYDFSCMLETKVFDKKDPNAMKTLNRLETIKKVCREYGGDIHQRKSYVNDEIQSNALFKLQTVALVPLLATVVLPYLKHKK, encoded by the exons ATGGAGCAATTTCATCATGTGTCTGCAGCATTTCTGGAGCTTGAAAAAGG ATATCAAGAGATTATTGAAGATATAACTAAAAGAATGGGTGCAGGAATGGCCAAATTCATTTCCAAGGAG GTAGAAACGGTTGATGATTATGATGAATACTGTCATTATGCTGCTGGACTTGTGGGTTTGGGTATGTCTAAACTTCTCCTCTCTTCAGAACTAGAAACAGTAACTCCAAACTGGGAGCAGCTTTCCAATTCTACAGGTTTATTTTTGCAG AAAACAAACATCATCAAAGATTACTTTGAGGACGTTAATGAAATACCAAAACCACGCATGTTTTGGCCTCGTGAGACTTGGGGAAAATATGTTGACAAACTCGAG GACTTGAAAGATGAGGACAAATCAACAAAAGCAGTGCAGTGTTTGAATGATATGATCACTAACGCATTGATTCATGTTGAAGATTGTTTGAAATCTATGGCTGCATTGCATGATCCTGCAATATTACAGTCTTGTTCCATCCCTCTG ATTGTGGCGATAGGAACACTTGCATTATGCTATAACAACGTGCAAGTATTTAGAGGTTCCTTGAAACTAAGGCGAG GCCTAATTGCTAAGGTATTTGATCGCACAAAGACAATGGATGATGTCTGTGGTGCATTCTATGATTTTTCTTGCATGCTAGAAACAAAAGTAT TTGACAAGAAGGATCCAAATGCCATGAAAACATTAAACCGACTCGAGACCATCAAGAAAGTATGCAGAGAATATGGAGGAGACATTCACCAGAG AAAATCTTATGTAAACGATGAAATACAATCAAATGCTCTCTTT AAACTGCAGACTGTAGCGCTTGTGCCTCTACTGGCCACAGTGGTCTTGCCGTatctaaaacacaaaaaataa
- the LOC103862654 gene encoding inactive squalene synthase 2 isoform X3 produces the protein MEQFHHVSAAFLELEKGYQEIIEDITKRMGAGMAKFISKEVETVDDYDEYCHYAAGLVGLGMSKLLLSSELETVTPNWEQLSNSTGLFLQKTNIIKDYFEDVNEIPKPRMFWPRETWGKYVDKLEDLKDEDKSTKAVQCLNDMITNALIHVEDCLKSMAALHDPAILQSCSIPLIVAIGTLALCYNNVQVFRGSLKLRRGLIAKVFDRTKTMDDVCGAFYDFSCMLETKVCCILYSSLECSLF, from the exons ATGGAGCAATTTCATCATGTGTCTGCAGCATTTCTGGAGCTTGAAAAAGG ATATCAAGAGATTATTGAAGATATAACTAAAAGAATGGGTGCAGGAATGGCCAAATTCATTTCCAAGGAG GTAGAAACGGTTGATGATTATGATGAATACTGTCATTATGCTGCTGGACTTGTGGGTTTGGGTATGTCTAAACTTCTCCTCTCTTCAGAACTAGAAACAGTAACTCCAAACTGGGAGCAGCTTTCCAATTCTACAGGTTTATTTTTGCAG AAAACAAACATCATCAAAGATTACTTTGAGGACGTTAATGAAATACCAAAACCACGCATGTTTTGGCCTCGTGAGACTTGGGGAAAATATGTTGACAAACTCGAG GACTTGAAAGATGAGGACAAATCAACAAAAGCAGTGCAGTGTTTGAATGATATGATCACTAACGCATTGATTCATGTTGAAGATTGTTTGAAATCTATGGCTGCATTGCATGATCCTGCAATATTACAGTCTTGTTCCATCCCTCTG ATTGTGGCGATAGGAACACTTGCATTATGCTATAACAACGTGCAAGTATTTAGAGGTTCCTTGAAACTAAGGCGAG GCCTAATTGCTAAGGTATTTGATCGCACAAAGACAATGGATGATGTCTGTGGTGCATTCTATGATTTTTCTTGCATGCTAGAAACAAAAGTATGTTGCATTCTATATTCGTCTTTAGAATGCTCATTATTTTGA
- the LOC103862366 gene encoding 40S ribosomal protein S3a-2: MAVGKNKRISKGRKGGKKKIVDPFSKKDWYDIKAPSIFKQRNVGKTLVSRTQGTKIASEGLKHRVFEVSLADLQGDEDHSYRKIRLRAEDVQGRNVLTQFWGMDFTTDKLRSLVKKWQTLIEAHVDVKTTDSYTLRLFCIAFTKRRANQVKRTCYAQSSQIRQIRRKMSEIMVKEASSCDLKELVAKFIPESIGRDIEKATQNIYPLQNVFIRKVKILKAPKFDLGKLMEVHGDYTAEDVGVKVDRPDETVAEEPTEIIGA; encoded by the exons ATGGCTGTCGG GAAGAACAAGAGGATCTCAAAGGGTCGTAAAGGAGGCAAGAAGAAGAT TGTTGATCCTTTCTCCAAGAAGGATTGGTATGACATCAAGGCTCCCTCTATCTTCAAACAGAGAAATGTAGGCAAGACTCTTGTTTCCAGAACTCAGGGTACCAAG ATTGCCTCCGAGGGTTTGAAACACAGGGTTTTCGAGGTTTCTCTAGCTGATCTCCAAGGTGATGAGGACCACTCTTACAGGAAGATCCGTCTCAGAGCTGAAGATGTTCAGGGCAGGAATGTCTTGACCCAGTTCTGG GGTATGGATTTCACCACCGATAAGCTAAGGTCGTTGGTGAAGAAGTGGCAGACTTTGATTGAAGCTCATGTCGATGTGAAGACAACAGACAGCTACACCTTGAGGTTGTTCTGCATTGCTTTCACCAAGAGGCGTGCTAACCAGGTGAAGCGCACTTGCTATGCTCAGTCCAGCCAAATCCGCCAG ATTCGCAGGAAGATGAGTGAGATTATGGTGAAGGAGGCTTCATCTTGTGACCTTAAGGAGCTTGTTGCCAAGTTCATCCCTGAGTCCATCGGAAGAGATATTGAGAAGGCCACTCAGAACATCTACCCGTTGCAGAACGTGTTCATCCGTAAAGTCAAGATCCTCAAGGCTCCCAAGTTTGACCTCGGCAAGCTCATGGAG GTTCATGGTGACTACACAGCAGAGGATGTTGGTGTGAAAGTAGACAGGCCAGATGAAACAGTAGCTGAGGAACCAACCGAAATCATCGGAGCTTAG